TGATAAAAGACAGGCACACATCCAGAGCAGGATATGGAAGTACAGATAGACATCAAAGCAGTAGCTTAAAAGGGTAAAAATTAGTTGGATGCAAAAGCAGgcagtaacaaaaagaaaaaacagagaCAGAGCACAAAGAGAAGtagaaaacaagaacaaaggcAGACTTCAGGCAGAACAAACACTTCAAACAAGAGAAGTAGAAAAGCACACCAAGCAACACTAATAAGCGATGCAGGTGGCCAACACTTACTGCAAAACTTACGGATCGTATTATATTATCGCTGTAGCCTTCAACTCCATTTGGCTCATAGCTGCGGCCCTATTTGAAAGAAACGTACAACAATGCTTTTGAATCACACTACACCAACAGCTGCACATACCAATGAAAGTAGAGCTTATTTTTCTTGTTAAATTGCCTGTAACATTTCAAACAATGAATACCATGTAGACTGGTGTATAGGCCAAACTTTTTTTTCACGATTTCAACGAAGTGTGGCTCTTACACGGGACTGAACCTTTTGGTCAAAATGCCGCCAGCGACTATTGTACACCCCAAATCCCCGAATTTACCACTGCATCAGAGTTCAACGTGCAGCTCTCACCACGTGCAGCTCTCGCACACAGAAATGCGCAGCACACGAGAATTCACTGATGCACACGCACAGCATCGGGGCACTGAACACAATTGCTTCTCCGATtaaaatttttacagcgaagctgtatatggctgggTCTGCAAAAAATTTCATACATCTATTGAGCCTTGTAGATCTAGAATTTCTCCCtctacgtgggccaatcccgaagacagtgcaatactgggctgacccgcagcagaggtgaagcaggctttaagcactccgccaacttgcaaaaattaatttaatatcttaggtccaaatacaacccgtatcagatattaagctgataaggaCAGGGGAGGTTTTCTggaagagtccacctagtggacggTCCATTTTGGCCgttcctgattggctagggcaactcgtctcctcctcgctcgtacagctgcatccaatcagcagcagtCGAAATGGCcagtccactaggtgggctcttacagaataccagCCCAGATACTATACTTCGACCCACGTCGTTCAGGTCTATGTTTGCACCACGCTCTCTTTGTCAGCGTTTTAATTCCAAGCCCTTGcatatctcctttcctttccttctgcTCTCCtgtggtggcggtcccgtaagcgtgctgcccACCTGGACCGCAAGGCAGTAAGAAATGCAAACCGTCCTTGTGGCTCCAATCCCAcaaacttggaacgtttcaccgCAGCAATGGCCAGGTTTCAGAAGGCATTTGTggggaaccaattttgtgtggcctgtgttgtgtgtgaccaCTTGTGCTTTTCAAGTGGcctcacaaccattactgcactgcAGGACATCGACCAATGCATGACTGCCTTGGCTGCGAAGCAGTGTGTGCCGTCGAGAGGTGAATTCTAAGTGCCAGGATTCACTAGTAAAAGGTGTCGTAGCGCGTTTAgcaacaatacatgggtatgtGTGTCCCTtggtgcctcatcatcttccaAGACTCAAAACCGTGGAGGAGCGATTAGTCGTTGCTCGCCTTTCATTTATGTGCACACAGCGGTTGACACAgcaatggacagttcgccattaaggggcccacatacacaccttcgctggtcatccaccttcacagagtggaatggcactgaattaTTTTCTccaattttgggctgccaagttgggggtgtGGCACCTACACAAGTCTATATAGTATGCAAATTACAAAGGAAGAAAATGTTCTACGAATTTTATGATTTAACTACTACTGCTATCGATAACATAATCTGCACTTCTATCAACATGCTCAAGCATaaagagaatgttgatttaaatgcatgcgcatgcttctgcaaataatgaacaaaataaaaacatGGTGCAAGACTTCTGCAATTAAATACTCACTTGTTACACTCCAGACAAATACAATAAAAACAACTTCCATTACATGGAAAAAGAAAGGTAACTGACGGGTACATAAAACACTTTCTTGGCACATTGCAGAAATACACTAAATTTACAAGACTATGGCCCAGAGGTTGCAATTACTACAAGTTTTTCTTTATATCCATATTTATTGAAGGCGTGGGCCAATAACATAAGCCACCAGATTATACACAACTTGgtgttttctgtttatttttctcCTAGTTAAAAGTGGTAATAAAGACTTTAGCAAGAGGTCTTTCCATGTCTTAAACATTAAAGGCACATAACCAAGTTAGAGTACCAGATTTTAACATTTGTTCTATTCCAGTCACTGAGAAAGTTACATGTGAAGACTGCACACCTATTGAAAACAGCAGAATGCCCAAGATCATGCATGCATCGATGCAGCCCAGATATCATGTACTACACCTGTGACCTCTGAGGTCATGCTCTGCTGGACGCACTACCATCTTTGCGAGTCGGAGGGTTGCACAGAGAGGGTACAACATACCGACAGATAACATTAACAGAGAATCGTGAAACGGTTGTCAATGAATACATCTGCAAAAAATAACATTGGCCAAAATGCATTTTATTTCCAGTCGAAATGCAATTCTCTATTATCAGTGATTAACTACTATTCAGCGTATATAATGAGGACATGTCATTGCGTGGTGTTTTCTTCATAGTAGTGCCAATTTTATTCTATGTTCTCGCTATTTTCAACAAATTTAAAACTTAGTAAATGTGATGCTCACGACATTTTGAAGCACTAACCAACCACGTTAATGCTTGATATAATTGCGTTTAGTGTTTTCTTAAAAACTGGTTTCAATTAATTTAATGTTGGTTCATGGTCCACATGACAATGTTCCATAATAGCATGTGCTCCTTATTTGTTATCCCTAGAATGGGAAGGGCCAGGGTGTGGTGCCAGAAAAAGCAGTGCTGACGGAACATTATATAGGCAACAAACAAGCTTTACGTGAGCCGCACATTTTACAAATGCGGTTCATTTATGCATCCTATTAGTGATATCTTCAGAACAAACAGATAACAGTAGCATGTGGCCTTTCTGCACTGAGACAGATGGTGAATATAAGGCAGTATTGGGTTGCTCCTTTTTTTATATAATGCGCTGAAATGTCACTTCACAGGCGTTCACACATTTCGTCATTGTAATGCATTGCGACAGGGAGATGAACCCAAGGCCTTGAGTGCAGTAGCAGGATGCCACAACTGCCAAATCACCATagtttaaattaaattctggggttttacgtgcccaaagcCAAGATCTGATCCCAAGGCACAACATAGTGGAggcctctggattaatttttgGCCACTTCAGTTTCTTTAACGAGCAACCTAAATATAAGCTCATGAGCATCTTTTCATTTCAGTAACATCGATATGCAGCCACTGCAGCCAGGATTGAACCAGCAATGTCCAGCTTAGCAgaacaacgccatagccactaaattACTGTGGCGGGTCCACGGCGCCATAGTGTACTCTGACACAAGTGGAAAATTGACTTCAGGTATTGAAATTGGCACCTGTACTGGACTACTACATTTTATTCAAATTCTCATACAAATTTTTACCCAGTGACAACCAAGTTCTTTAAAATAGGCCCTCACTTCAGCATGAAAAGAAATTTCCCGGAATACGTTTAAATGCAGTATTCTCTTGAATGTACTAAGCACACCACAACCCTCCTCGTATCAAACAAAAAAGCCCGAGAAAGACAATTTTGCATGAACGCAAATAACATACTTAATTTTGAACGATGGTTGTTCTGTTGTGGCATTGGTGATGTACAGTCACTATCAGACTGGCACAATCATGGCACATTCCTAGTGGCCTAATTCAAACACAGGTGGTAAGGAACAAACATCGAAGGTTGGAAGGACGAGGCATAAAGCTAACAGTTTCAACCAGAAATCTACAGGACCATCCAAGTAAAAATTAAAAAGCACTTAAGTGTTTTGGTCAAGTATGACACAGGCTGCACCTCTCGTTGTGCTGCACCCTGTGCACACCACAGGCTCAACAGAACAGAAAGGCTTCTATTACGGGAAATTAAAGAAGAAGTTGCAACAGCTTCTTCAGGGGAGGCATGAAAGGCTCAAGTGTCAAATGAAAATGCAAGTGGCAAAAATGAGTGAGGCAATGGCTCTAAGGTGGTTAATGTAGCCAATAGTATCTGTCACGTCCGTAATTACTCTGAATGGCTTAATTTGTCATTCCGTCTAGAAGGAAATTACTTGATCATGCTTTCTATTATTGCGTAATCTATGAAATAGGGGGACACTCTCCCCTTTAGTCATTATGGGCATGAAGAAAAGTTCACGAGGgctgcaatgtgggcttgttagTAAttcatcttcaaggggagtacggtagcacgattaaaagaccagacaaaagaagacacatagggacacacacagcgctgtccTTATGCCTTATGTCAGCGTGTCCTTATGTGTATTCTTTTGTCcagtcttttaatcgcgctactgtACTCCCCTTGATAAAGAAAAGTTTTTAAATATGAGAAAATATGGTATTGATAGGCAGCATTATTCACGAATGCTTTACCATCTACCCACTAACAAAACTAAACACCCCTCTAACATATTTGCATATTATAAATGGCTCAGGTGTTGATGCTTCTCCTCCAGTTAAATTACATGCAAAGGCATGGCAGTTATTGTGAACCTTAACTAGCTGTGGATTAGCGGTGAGGTccgcaaggaaaagaaaaattaacAAAAGCAGTTTAGTAGTGCGGTTCGCTGGGCCAGGTTGTGCATGATGAACATCtaaggggttccagcaagtacggatgcgagcacaagtaaaaagaaacggacagcacaacgctggacttacaactgaagtttattgggaatacattccacaaatctcCGCCACACATGTGTATACacccaagaacaataacaaggtttATAGTCAAATAACAAAAGATACATAAATGTACAAAAGCCAAGTCGCACCCCTTCCCGGCAAGGGCAATGACACAGCCCTTGTCAGCCACAGCTATCAAAAGtgagaccgggtacccggtctcaCTTTTCGCACAATTGGCACAATACGTTTGTCCTGCAGCCTATGAATTACACTACTGTCAAACTTGGATAAAAAGATGTGACACAGTACAGGAGCAACCTTAGATCCAATGCAAATACCCTTTCTCTGAATGAAGACATCCTTGTTAAAGGACACCACAGTGGTTGACAAGTAAAACGTGAGAAGTTCCATAAAAGACTCAAGTGACAAAGTGCATGAATTCATGAAAGCTACCTCCCCTCTTGATCTAAGGTTGCTCCTGTACTGTGTCACATCTTTTTATACAAGTTTGACAGTAATGTAATTCACAGGCTGCAGGATAAACGTATTGTGCGAATTTTTAGGTATGTGGATGATTTTTTAGTGCTCTTAAGGTTAAATTCCGATGATGGTCTTGAATCAAATGCCAGAAGGATATTAAAGTGTTTCGAGGAGTCCTCCTGGGACCTCAGGTTCCCGTTCAAACTTTGCAAAGAAAACTCGATCAGATTTCTTGATTTGGAAATTATATTTAAATGTGAGAGTTGTGTGCTGGTGTTATTGCCCTAGATAGAAAAAAATCGCTCCTCCCGTACGAATCGTCCCACTACAAAATTAATAAAACGTGGCATAGTTTCCTTGTGCTTGACGAATGCTTTTAACAAGAGTTGCATCTACTCATTGCAGGAGAGTTTTGAAGCCCAGAAGGCAAGGTTAATGTCGGCAGGGTACCCGGTCTCACTTTTGATGGCTGTGGCTGAATCGGTGTTTAGAAAGTTGACAAAAAAGAAACCCCTGGAAACCGCGAACGACAATgaatcttcaaaaagaaaaaaaggtagtGATGCCGTATTTGCATGGCTTGTCTCCTAATCTTAAGAGGGTGGCCACTAGGAATGGCGTCACACAAATGTTTTCGGCGCCGAGCAAACTGGTTGGGTTGTGCAAAATCATCACAGCAGAGAAGAAAGATGCGACTAGTGGCTgtggaaaaaattttttttacaaaaagtgTGCCTCTTCGGTCGTATATCGCATACCTCACTCATGCGGACTGTCCTATATTAGCCAGAGAGGTCGTTGCATTAATGACTGCATGCCTGAGCATCACTATTTGCTACCTACAGGTACAGGAGGGAACTTGCCATTCCATTGCAAAAAGCATGATTGCCGACCAGTTTTTGATAGTGTATCAATTGTGGGTAGAGAACGCAGTAAACTAGAAAGGGAAATAAGCGAAGCGTTCCATATCAAAAAGATGGGAGCGCATACATGTGTGAGTGAAGCCTCGGTCCATATCAATGATAAAGAACTTCAATTTATAAATTTATCATGTTAATTCAAATGTTACTGCCCTTGTCGGGAAGGGGTGCGACTTGGCTTTTGTGCACATGTGTAtcttttgtttatatttgactataaaccttgttattgttcttgggtgtatacgcatgcgtggcggagatttgtggaatgtattcccaataaacttcagttgcaagtccagcgttgtcctgtccgtttcttttTACTTGTGCCCGCGTCCGCACTTGCTGGAACCTCTTATATGTTAACAAAAGCAAGCATTTGAATTGAAAATTGCTTCTTTGAATCAACCTGTTGTGTCTTGTTTGCATAATAAGTAAAGTATACATCctgcagaacacataaacaaaattttatttttaATGGGTAGAAATAACCAGGAAAAGTCTAATAGCTATAGCAGAAATAATCCCCTTTATAGACCTAATGTTAAACATACCAGATTTTTCATAGTTTGTAAGACATAAAACCCCCTAAAAAATGAAGGTCCCAATATTGCAATGGTTTACATTGTCCAAAATTTATATGATCAGTATTCTAGTTGTTCCCCAAGTATGTGATCATCTATTGACTTGTGTTATGTTTAATAACACAATCATGTGTAACAAGCAGTTTGTGTATGAGTGCATGCGTGTTAATTCCCATAGTACTAAGCGATGTCACAGTTATGCTGGCTGCACTATATTAGCCACACAGCTGAACTGCATTATAAGAAGTGGCATATAACTTCAACATATCTCATTTAAATCTAATACTTAAACATATACAGTGATATCAATGAAACAGTATCCCTAAAAGAGTCTACAAGAAGTGCAAGCCTGATGCCATGTATCAGAATCGCAGGCCATTGACAAAACAGCAAAGGTGTCTGTCCACGTGCTGCTCAGCTCGCTTGAGTACACCAGCCAAACAACAGGCAGACAATAAATATTTTCGCTTTTCCCTATGGAGGCTCCCTCAAATATTTCCAACTCACCTCTCACCTTTATTTTCAGTGCTAAAACAAACAAAAGTCATGATCCCTAGTACAAAACAGGTCTTCCTTCGCATACTGTTCCCGAGTGTACATTAGCTGCACAATGGCACTTCCCAAGTCATGAATGGCAGCTCATTGACATTTTTGACAAGTAAAAATCACCTATTCTGCCACAAAAATTCAGTAGCCTCTGCACTTTTGAGGCAGTCTATGCAGTCATTTTTAACCCTTTTTCTTCAATTTGCTCGTACATTAGAGAGAgataattgaaagaaggcagagaggtcggtctgagctaaggcgctctagcctgctagtctgcacagggggagggagAACGGGGACAtaatgtgatgagggatgatgatgacatagcaagagggatgcacaaaggtgaaagcaagttcaacactctgatgataaacattcacaaatgtcatccatgaagccacaatcaggttTCGCCtcaagtctgtagtcaccaatttgAGTGAACTTAAAAATAGAGACATTAACATTTTAAAAATGTCCTGCCTAGATGAGTTTTTCGTTGTATATAACTGTATGTATCTTTAAACTAGCCTCTGGCTAAGGATCTACATAAAGAATGACAATTGTCAAAAATGTTGCAAAACCAATTAACAGTTAAACTAACCTATGGGTCAAAACTTGGAAATAAATTTTGATTGTGCAATCGACaacggaaaaataaaaattttaatttTAGGAGATAGGCAGCAGTGCGTTTTAGGGATCATATCTGGGTGGATGATATTCCAATTGAGAGTGACAGAAGTGAAATTTGGAATGTCATGAAAAGCACACAGATAAGTGGCAGTCTCCGAGATGTGGAGTTAAGATTGTCATGAAGAGCACATAACAGAAAAATGGTGGCCTCGCAGCAATAGACTGGGTACCCAGAGAAGAACTCAAGGGCAGTTGAGTAAGAGATGGAGTGATGAGGAAGAACTTTGTAGGCACAGGTCAAAACTGAGTGACACAAGACCAATACTTTATTTGTATTTATGTGGGTTTGTCCAAGGCACGCAGGGGTGAAAAATGCAATACTGCCCATGCCACAGGGGCTTGCAGCCCCAACATGGGTACCAGGGTTACACTAAATACCCAAGAAGTAGCTGTAAATTTTCAGGTAAGACTTTCACCCTACCGTGAATTTATACAGGCTAATGATGAAATGAAGAGCTTATGCTCACAACTAGCCACAACACTTAAAGCAGTTGGGTTTAGTAGCCTGACCTATGCCTACATTATGCAGTAATCCAGGTATTTTTGATGCCGTACACTGCACACATGGATTAAGTATGTGGTACATACAGCACTAAATGACAAGACAAATGGCTCTACTCTGTACTATCGCAGCAACAGTTCATGGACACTAGCCACAACAAACATGTTATAGTGCCTTGAAAATAGGATGGCGCGTGCAACCATTACACTACATCTAAATTTAAAATCTCAGTCAAATTTTGAATATAAACATTAAAATGCAGCTCCATGAGCACACGTCGAGATGAAACAACAAAAAGCAGTTTTAATGCAGAAAGTGAAAGACAGTAAGAATTGCAAGTGCACTACTTAAGGAGTTGTTTTTCTGTGTAAGTGATCAGGTGATTAAAGACTAAACAAAAGACCGTTCAAGGTTACATACCCAGTGAAAAACACCGGAAGAAGGAAACAGTCAACTACATAATTTATGCGGTGAAGGAACTTCACCGAAACGTCACACGTATTCACCATTTAACGTGTGCGGTTAAGAAGAATAAATAATACCAACGCTAATTCGACACTGCGCAGCCAGTTCACGCATTTAAACGCTCGGGACAAAAACACAGCGAGATATATTGATAAAAAGAAACGGTTTGGACGGTTGATTCTGCCTAGATAAGTGAAAGCCGATACGTATATGGAAGCACAATCTGAGATTAGGATCTGCCGCCCGATTCGGCAAGAGGAAAAATCTAAAACGCATCAGCTAGAAATCGTATTTTAGAGAGAAATACAACATATGAAAAGCGGTTCACATTCGTGACCCTGAATGAACCCCGAACGAGAAACTCGTTTCCTGGGAGCGTTTTTCTTATTCAGAAGATAAGGAAAACGGAGCGTCGCAATGATACAGCGACATTTGCCCCTAAAAGCTGCAATTAAGTTTTTCCTCAACATGGTGAGGAAAAAATGTCACGGGCGCGTGCAAATCGCAGGTAGCTGATGAATTACTGAGCAGTTCCACACTTCCGCGACTGTCATGTTGAACTTGTGCGCCTTTACATCAGTTCCATTTCAGACCAATATCATTACGAGTCAAAGCGTTGCGGCTGCAGGCAACATAAAGAAAACCCTAAAACGACAACGAGAACGCCGAATGCGTTCTGCGCTGTCAGGTAGTTTGACACCATGCTTACCTCACGGTCTGCAGTTTTGTGAATCCTATAAAGGCGAGGTCCATATATATACTTGAATATAAAGCTTCCAGTCATTCTCATAACTCAGTAGCATGTAACTGAAGATGAAACAACCCCGTGCAACACGACAACACCACGACAAGGTGCACTCGGTGCACCGCGCACCTCACTCTGCCTCTGCCTTTTCGGCAAAGCGACTTGGAGGAGTAGCACTTTCTTTGAGCACTTACTAAGCGCTTTTTTACTACAAAATAATGTGCAAGTAAAATTTAATAAAATTTAAACAATTACAACCTGAGTATTATCAAAATAATTTTGTTTATTACGCAAACTTTccataaaagcgttttttttttttaatgcacgtGTGTGTCACGTTTTCTCTAACTCCGTGCAGACATGGCGGCgttttcgtcgtcgttgtcgcgtTCAGATACCTCCGACACTATAACTAAGCTAGCTGAAGAATATTGGGTACCCCACAACAAGTCCTCATGGAAGGAATACGACCCGAAGGTAATTGTGGACGTATATCAGAAAGAAATCATTGGATCTGGCTTTGCGATCCGCAAAGTCATGCTTCTGGAGTTCAGTCAGTACTTGGAGAACTACTTATGGTCACACTACGATCCTCAAAGTGCATCGACGGCGCACTTGATGTCCATCGTTGTCATGGTAAACGAAAAATTTCGGGAAAGAGTTCCAGCATGGCAAACGTTCATTGCAAGACCCGACCACTTTCCGGCTTTCTTTCGAAAAGTGATGGAAAGTTCTCTAGACGAGAACTTCAGGTTCTCTCTGCGAGAACAAACTGCACTACTGGTATTCCTGATCAATTGTTTTAACAGCATGGAAGTGAGCCTGATACGAGAGCAAATTCAGCGTTTGGTCTCGCTGTCAGCGTGGAGGACCTTGTTACCCGAGCGGAGAGAGCACGAGTTTAAGCGCTTTCCAAAGTTGAAGAAATTTTGGGCTTACGTCGAGAAAAACGACAAGAAACTTGATGAGCAAACGTACAAGGACCTTTTGTATGAGCGAGAGTTCCTTTCGCGGCTCATCGGCCGATTTTTCAAGTATTTGGAGTCTGTGCCATCAACAAAAGATGTTCCCGAGCTAGAAAAGCCGGCTCTGGAGGTTGTTCACTACTGTGAACGCTTCCTGGAGTTTATGATAGACCTCGAAGCCTTGCTTCCGTCGCGACGGTTTTTCAACACCATCATGGACAACTCTCACCTGGTCGTCAAGTGTCGACTGTCAGCACTGTCACAACGGAAAGAAGGCCGCCTCTTTGCGCAGCTGTTAGACAGACTCAAGTTCTACTCGAAGTTTGAAATCAGTGACCAGACAGGAGAAGAGCTCACGGACCATGACATGATGCAGATCCATTATGACAACATAACGGCACTGCAGAAGGCAGCGTTTAAAGACTTCCCCGATCTGCGGCGCTTTGCATTGTGCAATGTTGCCAATGTGGACACGCGAGAAAGGCTGCTGAAACACTTTGGTTCCCTTAAAGCTACAGACCTGCACAGGCTTGCTGCTTCACTATTTTTGGTGCCTCCACTGAGTTCAGAAAGTAATGTATCACCTTACAGTCATACCTTTCTTGAAGAACTACTAATTTCCAGACATGAAAAGCGCCAATCACAGTTAGAAAGCCTGAACGAGATGCCCTTGTATCCTACAGAATCGATAATATGGGATGAGAATGTTGTTCCATCAGAGTACTTTTCTGGAGAAGGCTGCCTGGCACTGCCAAAGCTCAACTTGCAGTTTCTTACGTTGCATGATTACTTGCTACGCAACTTTCACCTCTTTCGGCTTGAGTCCACATATGAGATAAGACAGGACATTGAAGACTCGGTCAGTCGCCTGAAACCCTGGAAAACCGAGGATGACAGTGTCATGTTTGGTGGCTGGGCAAGGATGGCACAGCCTATAGTGAATTTTGCTATTGTGGAAGTAGGCAAGCCAAATATCGGTGAGAAACAGCCTTCCAAGGTTCGTGCAGATGTCACTGTTCACCTTAATGTTCGCAGAGAAATAAAGGCAGAGTGGGAGGCTCTAAGGAAACATGACGTATGCTTCCTTATCACGGTGCGACCTGTCTGTCTACCAGGCACTCCTTACAACTACAAGGAGCCTTTTGTACCACAGGTAGGCCTAACTTATGTACGTGGCTGTGAAATTGAAGGCCTACTTGATCTGAATGGAAGGGTCATTGAAGAAGGACCGGAGCCAAAGCCCTTGTTGCCAGGTGATACAAGAACTTACCGAATGTGGATGGACTGCAATCAGTACAAGCTTGACATGGATCACAATGTGAAAGGTGGGGAAGACGTTTATGACACGTTCAACATACTGATGAGGAGGAAGCCAAAAGAAAACAACTTTAAGGCAGTTCTGGAAACCATCAGAGACTTGATGAACACAGAGTGTGTTGTACCAGATTGGTTGCATGACATCATACTTGGTTATGGTGACCCAGGTGCTGCACATTACTCAAAGATGAGCAATCAGATTCCAGTGTTAAACTTCAATGACACATTTCTCAACATGGACCACCTCCGGACAAGCTTCGAGGACAAATGTGACATATCTGTGGATGTTAATGATCCACGCTTACTTGTACCTCCTTTCAAAGTGACATTTTGTGATGTTCAACAGGAGCAACAGGCATCTCTAAAACAGACCTTGAAAAGCGGGAAGAGTGTCACAGTTACTGAGCAGccaccaaagaaagaaaaaattttgGT
This Dermacentor albipictus isolate Rhodes 1998 colony chromosome 1, USDA_Dalb.pri_finalv2, whole genome shotgun sequence DNA region includes the following protein-coding sequences:
- the LOC135903940 gene encoding RNA helicase aquarius encodes the protein MAAFSSSLSRSDTSDTITKLAEEYWVPHNKSSWKEYDPKVIVDVYQKEIIGSGFAIRKVMLLEFSQYLENYLWSHYDPQSASTAHLMSIVVMVNEKFRERVPAWQTFIARPDHFPAFFRKVMESSLDENFRFSLREQTALLVFLINCFNSMEVSLIREQIQRLVSLSAWRTLLPERREHEFKRFPKLKKFWAYVEKNDKKLDEQTYKDLLYEREFLSRLIGRFFKYLESVPSTKDVPELEKPALEVVHYCERFLEFMIDLEALLPSRRFFNTIMDNSHLVVKCRLSALSQRKEGRLFAQLLDRLKFYSKFEISDQTGEELTDHDMMQIHYDNITALQKAAFKDFPDLRRFALCNVANVDTRERLLKHFGSLKATDLHRLAASLFLVPPLSSESNVSPYSHTFLEELLISRHEKRQSQLESLNEMPLYPTESIIWDENVVPSEYFSGEGCLALPKLNLQFLTLHDYLLRNFHLFRLESTYEIRQDIEDSVSRLKPWKTEDDSVMFGGWARMAQPIVNFAIVEVGKPNIGEKQPSKVRADVTVHLNVRREIKAEWEALRKHDVCFLITVRPVCLPGTPYNYKEPFVPQVGLTYVRGCEIEGLLDLNGRVIEEGPEPKPLLPGDTRTYRMWMDCNQYKLDMDHNVKGGEDVYDTFNILMRRKPKENNFKAVLETIRDLMNTECVVPDWLHDIILGYGDPGAAHYSKMSNQIPVLNFNDTFLNMDHLRTSFEDKCDISVDVNDPRLLVPPFKVTFCDVQQEQQASLKQTLKSGKSVTVTEQPPKKEKILVTPHTPISRGPYPSGRTKKNAIPFTPTQIEAIRAGLQPGLTIIVGPPGTGKTDVAVQIISNLYHNFPEQRTLLVTHSNQALNQLFEKIMMLDIDERHLLRLGHGEEALETEKDFSRYGRVNYVLAKRLELLQEVSKLQDSLGVTGDVSYTCETAGYFYLYQVLSRWEEFLSKVKSSTTEPSTRDIQEHFPFTKFFSNAPQPLFHGQSAGDDMEKAESCFRYIKDIFDQLEEFRAFELLRSGLDRSRYLLVKEAKVIAMTCTHAALKRRELVDLGFKYDNILMEESAQILEIETFIPLLLQTPQDGYNRLKRWIMIGDHHQLPPVVKNMAFQKYSNMEQSLFTRFVRLGVPVVQLDGQGRSRPSLCDLYNWRYQNLGNLPHVTEWPEYRTGNAGFCFDYQLVDVGDFNGIGESEPNPYFYQNLAEAEYVVAVFMYMRLLGYPAERISILTTYNGQKHLIRDVVRQRCQDNPLIGCPLKVTTVDKYQGQQNDYVLLSLVRTRAVGHLRDVRRLVVAMSRARLGLYVFARISLFQDCFELGPTFNLLLQRPTQLWLAPWEVYPTGRPNNVPPQGEPYVITGMTQMAQFVYDFYQQRLDALTAQLKAQKAVYEKPPTTIKESPKETTRAEQPTPESQPSVAMDTDSEQPSTGQPEAPATGDSAPDIQNLSIVQEAPEVEDDSSDSEER